The proteins below are encoded in one region of Campylobacter rectus:
- a CDS encoding class I SAM-dependent methyltransferase — MILPSNYDEIDFDALYKAQKARSSFGKKIAADWDKKAPSFNEGVMKSAYAREFIDKVDFTGVSTLLDFACGAGALSVLAAKKVDQIYGYDFSPKMLEFARGNAQTYGAKNVKFAQKAFEDDWSDVPECDVVFASRCLEVDDLKTALGKLLSKTKKSLYITFKVGGSFVDEEILDAIGRKVEQKPDFVYLLNILFQMGYLPSLSYIKSPCSAGPATSAEEFVQKTRWGLGGELSSTEEARLAEYFNSGKCAPKQEFMHWAFVRVDKTDKF; from the coding sequence ATGATTTTACCTTCAAACTACGACGAGATCGACTTTGACGCACTTTATAAGGCGCAAAAGGCGAGAAGCTCGTTCGGCAAAAAAATTGCCGCAGACTGGGACAAAAAGGCGCCCAGCTTTAACGAGGGCGTGATGAAAAGCGCCTATGCGCGAGAATTTATAGACAAGGTTGATTTTACGGGCGTTTCTACGCTGCTTGACTTTGCGTGCGGTGCGGGCGCGCTAAGCGTGCTGGCGGCTAAAAAAGTAGATCAAATTTACGGCTACGATTTTTCGCCTAAGATGCTAGAGTTTGCCCGCGGGAACGCTCAAACTTACGGCGCGAAAAACGTGAAATTTGCGCAAAAAGCTTTTGAAGATGACTGGTCGGACGTGCCCGAGTGCGACGTGGTTTTCGCCTCGCGCTGCCTTGAAGTGGACGATTTAAAAACCGCGCTTGGCAAGCTTCTTTCAAAGACCAAAAAATCGCTTTATATCACGTTTAAGGTGGGCGGCAGCTTCGTAGACGAGGAAATTTTAGACGCGATAGGGCGCAAGGTGGAGCAAAAGCCCGACTTCGTCTATCTTTTAAACATCTTGTTTCAAATGGGTTATCTGCCGAGCCTTAGCTATATCAAAAGCCCATGCAGTGCGGGTCCTGCGACGAGCGCCGAAGAGTTTGTGCAAAAAACTCGCTGGGGGCTTGGCGGCGAGCTAAGCAGCACGGAGGAAGCGCGGCTGGCGGAGTATTTTAATAGCGGCAAATGTGCGCCTAAGCAGGAGTTTATGCACTGGGCGT